The Acomys russatus chromosome 18, mAcoRus1.1, whole genome shotgun sequence genome includes a region encoding these proteins:
- the Ggact gene encoding gamma-glutamylaminecyclotransferase isoform X1, with protein MRTNCCLSLTVKCSAASSKGQAASWTIHVYCSKHNQKSVCSQMAHVFVYGTLKRGQPNHKVMLDRSHGSAAFRGQGCTAEPFPLVIAGEHNIPWLLYLPGKGHCVAGEIYEVDEPMLRFLDDFESCPSMYQRTALQVRVLEWEGASGPGDSIQCFVYSTATYAPEWLRLPYHESYDSEGPHGLRYNPRENR; from the exons ATGCGAACAAACTGTTGCCTTTCCTTGACGGTGAAGTGCAGTGCAGCTAGTTCAAAG GGACAAGCTGCTTCCTGGACGATCCATGTGTATTGTTCAAAGCACAATCAGAAAAG TGTCTGCAGCCAGATGGCCCACGTCTTCGTGTATGGCACCCTGAAGCGAGGCCAACCCAACCACAAAGTCATGCTGGACCGCTCACATGGCTCAGCGGCCTTCCgaggccaaggctgcacagctgAGCCCTTCCCACTGGTGATCGCGGGTGAGCACAACATACCTTGGCTGCTGTACCTGCCAGGCAAGGGCCACTGTGTGGCGGGTGAGATCTACGAGGTGGATGAGCCGATGTTGCGCTTCCTGGACGACTTCGAAAGCTGCCCCAGCATGTACCAGCGCACAGCCCTGCAAGTGCGGGTGCTGGAGTGGGAGGGTGCCAGTGGCCCTGGGGACAGCATTCAGTGCTTTGTGTACAGTACAGCCACTTATGCGCCAGAGTGGCTGCGTCTTCCCTACCATGAAAGCTACGATTCTGAGGGCCCACACGGGCTGCGCTACAACCCCCGGGAAAACAGGTGA
- the Ggact gene encoding gamma-glutamylaminecyclotransferase isoform X2, whose protein sequence is MAHVFVYGTLKRGQPNHKVMLDRSHGSAAFRGQGCTAEPFPLVIAGEHNIPWLLYLPGKGHCVAGEIYEVDEPMLRFLDDFESCPSMYQRTALQVRVLEWEGASGPGDSIQCFVYSTATYAPEWLRLPYHESYDSEGPHGLRYNPRENR, encoded by the coding sequence ATGGCCCACGTCTTCGTGTATGGCACCCTGAAGCGAGGCCAACCCAACCACAAAGTCATGCTGGACCGCTCACATGGCTCAGCGGCCTTCCgaggccaaggctgcacagctgAGCCCTTCCCACTGGTGATCGCGGGTGAGCACAACATACCTTGGCTGCTGTACCTGCCAGGCAAGGGCCACTGTGTGGCGGGTGAGATCTACGAGGTGGATGAGCCGATGTTGCGCTTCCTGGACGACTTCGAAAGCTGCCCCAGCATGTACCAGCGCACAGCCCTGCAAGTGCGGGTGCTGGAGTGGGAGGGTGCCAGTGGCCCTGGGGACAGCATTCAGTGCTTTGTGTACAGTACAGCCACTTATGCGCCAGAGTGGCTGCGTCTTCCCTACCATGAAAGCTACGATTCTGAGGGCCCACACGGGCTGCGCTACAACCCCCGGGAAAACAGGTGA